The proteins below come from a single Pedobacter aquae genomic window:
- a CDS encoding transposase, which translates to MKFITGIDRNQTEFFCLEQAISRDHEVRLIDLFVNTIKMSDYGFAMDFTDNGRPAYDPADLLKLFIYGYLNRTRSSRQLEKECRRNIEVMWLMKGLVPDHNTISNFRKDNPKAIRKVFSATVALAKNFELIGGKLLAGDSTKLRAQNSKKNNFNPSKIERHIAYIDDKLEQYHTLLAQEDGDSMSTDKKN; encoded by the coding sequence ATGAAATTCATCACAGGAATAGATAGAAACCAAACCGAGTTTTTTTGCTTAGAGCAAGCCATCTCAAGGGATCATGAAGTTCGTTTGATAGACTTGTTTGTAAACACGATAAAGATGTCTGATTATGGATTTGCTATGGATTTTACAGATAACGGTCGTCCTGCGTACGATCCGGCAGATTTACTAAAGCTTTTTATTTATGGTTATCTTAATAGAACTCGCTCTTCTAGGCAATTGGAAAAAGAATGTCGCCGTAATATAGAGGTGATGTGGTTGATGAAAGGTTTGGTACCAGACCATAATACGATTTCTAATTTCAGGAAGGACAATCCTAAAGCCATTCGCAAAGTGTTTTCGGCAACGGTAGCATTAGCAAAAAACTTTGAACTGATAGGAGGAAAGTTGTTGGCAGGCGACAGCACTAAACTGCGAGCACAAAACTCTAAGAAGAACAATTTCAATCCTTCAAAAATAGAAAGGCATATCGCTTACATTGATGATAAGCTAGAGCAGTATCACACATTGCTAGCTCAAGAAGATGGAGATAGTATGAGTACAGATAAAAAGAACTGA
- a CDS encoding transposase produces the protein MGFKKALEESGEVQISTSDPDSRQLITRNNITEVAYNVQATVDSKYNLAIDFKVTNQNDSKAMGNMVRRAKAILGKRDFTILYDKGYHTGTEFAYADKQGIEVMVAIPEVASHAPDIAFDVANFTYDKGQDVYTCPAGATLISNGRWYLKKHGKTTNRMKHYKTASCKACAMFESCTKNKAGRLIERTEHAEVIEANKQRIELNKEIYRKRQAIVEHPFGIIKRQWDFYYIMTKKTINHASADVGLIFTAFNLRRIFNIIDKNLLKEYLKVLALILLLQKAYFKHLSATIISYSMKAKVKTTDFLMRYNRLYLTPDKLDFNLF, from the coding sequence TTGGGCTTTAAAAAAGCGCTTGAAGAAAGCGGAGAAGTACAGATTTCAACCTCAGACCCAGACAGTCGGCAGTTGATTACCCGAAACAATATTACAGAGGTTGCTTATAATGTACAGGCAACAGTTGATAGCAAATATAATCTAGCGATAGATTTTAAAGTAACCAATCAGAATGATAGTAAAGCCATGGGAAATATGGTACGCAGAGCAAAAGCCATATTGGGAAAGCGAGATTTTACCATACTTTACGATAAAGGCTACCATACAGGAACAGAGTTTGCTTATGCCGATAAACAAGGGATTGAAGTTATGGTAGCTATACCAGAGGTAGCCTCGCATGCTCCGGATATAGCATTTGATGTTGCCAACTTTACTTATGATAAAGGGCAGGATGTATATACGTGTCCAGCAGGAGCGACCTTAATCAGTAATGGCCGATGGTACTTAAAGAAGCATGGAAAAACCACCAACAGGATGAAGCATTATAAAACTGCTTCCTGTAAAGCATGTGCAATGTTTGAGAGCTGCACCAAGAACAAAGCAGGCAGATTGATAGAGCGAACTGAACATGCAGAGGTCATTGAAGCCAATAAACAACGAATCGAGCTTAACAAAGAAATTTACCGGAAGCGGCAGGCAATAGTAGAGCATCCCTTCGGGATCATCAAAAGGCAGTGGGATTTCTATTATATCATGACAAAGAAAACCATTAACCACGCATCAGCTGATGTAGGGCTTATCTTTACCGCCTTTAACCTGCGAAGGATATTCAATATTATTGATAAAAACCTACTGAAAGAGTACCTCAAAGTACTTGCCTTGATTTTGCTGCTACAGAAGGCTTATTTTAAGCACTTATCAGCAACAATTATTTCTTATAGCATGAAAGCAAAAGTGAAAACTACAGATTTTTTAATGCGCTATAATCGCTTATATTTAACTCCTGATAAGCTCGACTTTAACCTATTTTAG